The Odocoileus virginianus isolate 20LAN1187 ecotype Illinois chromosome 27, Ovbor_1.2, whole genome shotgun sequence genome has a window encoding:
- the TCP11 gene encoding T-complex protein 11 homolog isoform X5 has protein sequence MGLLKQEAEHGALNVPHLSKYILNMMTLLCAPVRDEAVQKLENITDPVRLLRGIFQVLGLMKMDMVNYTIQSLQPQLQEHSVQYERAKFQDLLNKQPSLLDHTTRWLSRAAADLSAPLPSGADAASSACSSPSEAANSPEPLSPTMVLSQGFLNLLLWDPEDDEFPETLLTDRARLQELEAQLRQLSLLASVLLVSSSFSGSVLFGSPQFVDKLKRVTKALLEECKCRPEEEAMLTVSEQLAQEIHQSLKNMGLAALSSDNTASLIGQLQNVSRKENCVRSVIDQRIHLFLKCCLVLGVQRSLLDLPGGLTLIEAELAELGQKFVSLTHHNQQVFGPYYTEILKGLLPPAQVLETEVASL, from the exons ATGGGCCTCCTTAAGCAGGAAGCAGAACACGGAGCCCTGAATGTCCCTCATCTCTCCAAGTACATTCTCAACATGATGACTCTGCTGTGTGCACCGGTTCGCGATGAGGCAGTGCAGAAACTGGAGAACATCACAGACCCTGTCCGGTTACTGAG AGGGATCTTCCAAGTTCTGGGCCTGATGAAAATGGACATGGTGAACTACACTATCCAGAGCCTCCAACCCCAACTGCAGGAACATTCTGTCCAGTATGAACGAGCGAAATTTCAGGACCTTCTCAACAAGCAGCCCA GCCTCCTGGATCACACCACCCGGTGGCTGAGCCGCGCGGCCGCAGACCTGTCCGCGCCGCTGCCCAGCGGCGCTGACGCCGCCAGCTCGGCCTGCTCCTCCCCCAGCGAGGCGGCCAACAGCCCGGAGCCCCTCAGCCCCACCATGGTGCTGTCCCAGGGCTTCCTGAACCTCCTCCTCTGGGACCCCGAAGACGACGAGTTCCCTGAG ACCCTGCTGACGGACAGAGCGCGGCTGCAGGAGCTGGAGGCACAGCTGCGCCAGCTAAGCCTCCTGGCCTCCGTCCTGCTGGTTTCCAGCAGCTTCTCTGGCAGCGTCCTGTTTGGCTCGCCTCAGTTTGTGGATAAGCTGAAACGCGTAACCAAAGCCCTGTTGGAGGAGTGCAAGTGCAG GCCTGAGGAGGAGGCTATGCTGACTGTGAGTGAACAGCTGGCTCAGGAGATCCACCAGAGCCTCAAGAACATGGGCCTGGCTGCTCTGAGCAGTGACAACACGGCCTCTCTGATAGGGCAGCTCCAGAATGTCTCCAGGAAGGAGAACTGTGTCCGCAGCGTCATTG ATCAGCGGATCCACTTGTTCCTCAAATGCTGTTTGGTTCTTGGTGTGCAGCGGTCTCTGCTGGACCTCCCTGGAGGTCTTACCCTCATCGAGGCGGAGCTGGCAGAGCTGGGCCAGAAGTTCGTCAGCCTCACACACCACAATCAGCAGGTGTTTGGCCCCTACTACACGGAGATCTTAAAGGGCCTCCTGCCCCCAGCTCAGGTGCTGGAGACAGAAGTGGCGTCTCTCTGA